A DNA window from Trichomycterus rosablanca isolate fTriRos1 chromosome 9, fTriRos1.hap1, whole genome shotgun sequence contains the following coding sequences:
- the ppat gene encoding amidophosphoribosyltransferase, translated as MVYTVRQRCGRQLAIESPSDADVVSTVPESATPAALGYAQESGLPYIEVLCKNRYVGRTFIQPNTRLRQLGVAKKFGALTDNFSGKRVVLIDDSIVRGNTISPIIKLLKEAGATEVHIRVASPPIRFPCYMGINIPTKEELIANKPEFKDIANYIGATSVRYLSVEGLVTAVQSGFKLSEKERISSGNQSRKPGHCTACLTGKYPVELEW; from the exons ATGGTATACACGGTCAGGCAGCGCTGTGGACGCCAGTTGGCCATTGAGTCCCCCAGTGATGCTGATGTAGTTAGCACGGTGCCCGAGTCCGCCACTCCAGCTGCTTTAGGATATGCCCAAGAG TCTGGCCTGCCTTACATAGAAGTGCTGTGCAAAAACCGCTACGTTGGCAGAACTTTCATTCAACCGAATACACGTCTACGTCAGCTGGGAGTGGCTAAGAAGTTTGGAGCACTGACGGACAACTTTTCTGGCAAACGAGTGGTGCTAATTGATGATTCTATCGTAAGGGGAAACACCATCTCACCCATCATTAAACTGCTCAAAGAGGCTGGAGCAACAGAG GTCCACATTAGAGTGGCTTCACCTCCAATTCGATTCCCCTGCTACATGGGCATCAACATTCCAACCAAGGAAGAGCTTATTGCTAACAAACCAGAGTTCAAGGACATTGCTAACTACATTG GGGCTACAAGTGTGCGTTACCTGTCTGTCGAGGGCCTGGTCACCGCAGTGCAGAGTGGGTTTAAATTGTCTGAGAAGGAGCGGATCAGCTCTGGAAACCAGTCTAGAAAACCGGGCCACTGTACGGCCTGCCTGACGGGCAAATACCCTGTCGAACTGGAGTGGTGA